Proteins encoded by one window of Chondromyces crocatus:
- a CDS encoding RNA polymerase sigma factor has translation MLHAALPASRTSAPPTAPSEHATAPRTAGGEPQRSQGDGKPRRAQHDRGTAEQVTASERHGPELTTLGPAVRALIASVLGRPYQDADVEDCAHEALARALEGQNRLREGEALRPWVLGIARHVALDARRRARRDRRGGLAEDGEGGSEEALERLADPGPGPEDHAASTERARRLNDALAQLTEPQREALLAFHLEGQSYQEIARRLGIPLGTVATWITRGRRSLAEALGE, from the coding sequence ATGCTGCATGCCGCCCTGCCCGCCTCGCGCACCAGCGCGCCCCCGACAGCACCGTCGGAGCACGCCACCGCGCCCCGGACGGCCGGAGGAGAGCCCCAGCGTTCCCAGGGAGACGGGAAACCAAGGCGAGCGCAGCACGACCGAGGGACCGCGGAGCAGGTGACGGCCTCGGAACGCCATGGGCCTGAGCTGACCACGCTCGGACCCGCTGTCCGCGCGCTCATCGCCAGCGTGCTGGGCCGGCCCTACCAGGACGCGGACGTCGAGGACTGCGCGCACGAGGCCCTGGCGCGCGCGCTCGAAGGCCAGAACCGCCTCCGGGAGGGTGAAGCGCTCCGGCCGTGGGTGCTCGGCATCGCGCGCCATGTGGCGCTGGACGCGCGGCGCCGCGCACGACGCGATCGCCGGGGAGGCCTCGCTGAGGACGGGGAAGGCGGGTCGGAGGAGGCGCTCGAGCGACTGGCCGACCCTGGGCCCGGACCCGAGGACCACGCGGCGTCCACCGAACGCGCACGGCGCCTGAACGACGCGCTCGCGCAGCTCACCGAGCCGCAGCGCGAGGCTCTCCTCGCCTTTCATCTGGAGGGGCAGAGTTACCAGGAAATCGCGCGCCGCCTCGGCATCCCGCTGGGCACGGTGGCGACGTGGATCACGCGCGGCAGGCGCAGCCTCGCCGAGGCACTCGGAGAATGA
- a CDS encoding M1 family metallopeptidase, giving the protein MRCLALAAAIIAPLIAASCAPPSQPPPAGPPSGAPAGLDGAGNEHAGEEASGLASQPGLRLPRTVSPEHYRVTLTVLPGDEAFSGEIEIDLALTRPTELLWLNAKELSVSQVSVVSAGARIAARVVPGGEDHLGVAFEPALPAGKAKLTMHYRGAVSAKDDRGVFVEEEGGARFVFTQFESIEARRAFPCFDEPSFKVPWQLSLRVRASEVALSNTPVVSEEPAGDGLKLVRFAETKPLPSYLVAFAVGPFELVDAGKGGKNGTPIRIAVPPGRKADARWAKEATPALLGVLERQLGLPYPYEKLDVVPVPHLASFGAMENPGLITFDMTRSLAKPGDETPRFKRTFGRIMAHEIAHQWFGNLVTSDFWDDIWLNEGFADWMTSRAVAEWQPGWDEAIAQSRATSWAMSEDTLLSARKIRQEIVTKDDILNAFDSITYAKGAAVLSMAEAWLGPDRFMKGVRSYLEKHAHRTARSDDFLAAMAEVGGDEAKTVLASFLDQPGVPLVRAEIACDAGSAPQLRLTQGRLLSVGPAGGAQEDTPDEAQEAAPATSSRWSIPVCYRLDGGSSGQTCAVMSQPSAVVPLGAGRCPTWVMLQAGGTGYYHGAYDGKVLDRLLGRGEARLSTVERVTVLRDVNALVQAGHLPIGDALGAIVEVAKDPEPHLLQEALQIAWEVREAHLPEDLQPAYARFVREVFGSRARTLGLRPKAGEREALGLTRASLVELVATRGGETALVTEARRLTDRYLGDPRTLEAEAVDAVLTIAAYHGDQALFDRLHAALRKEKDGRRRGRLLDAMGAFRKPEIMRQAVSLVLSDELDIRESSELLSSHDERAAAVAFGLVKEHFDGLVERLPAEVRGYLPLVGEKLCDAASAAELEAFFKPRLDRLTGGPRHLAQALESIALCTAQRDVQGASLRTFLQRYVKKG; this is encoded by the coding sequence ATGCGCTGCCTCGCGCTCGCTGCCGCCATCATCGCCCCGCTCATCGCCGCTTCGTGTGCCCCCCCGAGCCAGCCGCCGCCGGCGGGTCCACCGTCCGGAGCACCAGCCGGGCTGGACGGCGCGGGGAATGAGCATGCCGGCGAAGAAGCATCCGGCCTCGCCTCGCAGCCCGGGTTGCGGCTCCCGCGCACCGTGTCGCCCGAGCATTACCGCGTCACCCTGACCGTCCTTCCAGGCGACGAGGCCTTTTCCGGGGAGATCGAGATCGATCTCGCGCTGACGCGTCCCACCGAGCTGCTCTGGCTGAACGCCAAGGAACTCTCGGTCTCCCAGGTGAGCGTCGTCTCGGCAGGCGCCCGGATCGCGGCGCGCGTGGTGCCAGGTGGCGAAGATCATCTCGGCGTCGCGTTCGAGCCGGCGCTGCCCGCAGGGAAGGCGAAGCTCACGATGCACTATCGGGGGGCCGTCTCCGCGAAGGACGACCGCGGCGTGTTCGTCGAGGAGGAGGGAGGCGCCAGGTTCGTCTTCACCCAGTTCGAGAGCATCGAGGCGCGGCGCGCGTTCCCCTGCTTCGACGAGCCCTCGTTCAAGGTCCCATGGCAGCTCTCGCTGCGTGTACGCGCCTCGGAGGTCGCGCTCTCGAACACGCCGGTGGTGTCCGAGGAGCCAGCCGGAGACGGCCTGAAGCTCGTGCGCTTCGCAGAGACGAAGCCGCTACCGAGCTACCTGGTGGCGTTCGCGGTGGGGCCGTTCGAGCTGGTCGACGCCGGCAAGGGAGGCAAGAACGGCACGCCGATACGGATCGCGGTCCCCCCTGGGCGCAAGGCGGACGCGCGGTGGGCGAAGGAAGCGACGCCGGCGCTGCTCGGGGTGCTGGAGAGACAGCTCGGGCTCCCGTACCCGTACGAGAAGCTCGACGTGGTGCCCGTGCCTCACCTCGCCTCGTTCGGCGCCATGGAGAACCCGGGACTGATCACCTTCGACATGACGCGCTCGCTGGCGAAGCCGGGTGACGAGACGCCCCGGTTCAAGCGCACGTTCGGACGGATCATGGCGCACGAGATCGCGCACCAGTGGTTCGGCAACCTGGTGACGTCGGATTTCTGGGACGACATCTGGCTGAACGAGGGGTTCGCCGACTGGATGACGTCGCGCGCGGTGGCAGAGTGGCAGCCGGGCTGGGACGAGGCCATCGCGCAGAGCCGAGCGACTTCCTGGGCCATGTCCGAGGACACGCTCCTGTCGGCGAGGAAAATCCGCCAGGAGATCGTCACCAAGGACGACATCTTGAATGCCTTCGACAGCATCACCTACGCGAAGGGTGCAGCCGTTCTCTCGATGGCCGAAGCTTGGCTCGGCCCCGATCGGTTCATGAAGGGCGTGCGGAGCTACCTGGAGAAGCACGCGCACAGGACCGCGCGGTCCGACGACTTCCTCGCAGCGATGGCCGAGGTGGGCGGAGACGAGGCGAAGACGGTGCTGGCCAGCTTCCTCGATCAGCCCGGGGTGCCGCTCGTCCGTGCCGAGATCGCATGTGATGCGGGTTCGGCGCCGCAACTCCGCCTGACGCAAGGGCGGCTCCTGTCGGTCGGACCGGCGGGTGGAGCGCAGGAGGATACGCCCGATGAAGCGCAGGAGGCGGCTCCGGCCACAAGTTCGAGGTGGTCGATTCCGGTCTGCTACCGCCTGGATGGTGGTTCTTCTGGGCAGACCTGCGCGGTGATGTCGCAGCCATCCGCTGTGGTGCCGCTCGGCGCGGGGCGGTGCCCGACCTGGGTCATGCTCCAGGCCGGCGGTACCGGGTACTACCATGGGGCGTACGACGGGAAGGTGCTCGACCGGCTGCTCGGTCGCGGGGAGGCGCGGCTATCGACGGTGGAACGGGTGACCGTACTGCGCGACGTGAACGCGCTGGTGCAAGCGGGCCACCTGCCGATCGGCGATGCGCTCGGCGCGATCGTCGAGGTGGCGAAGGACCCGGAGCCTCACCTGCTCCAGGAGGCGCTCCAGATCGCCTGGGAAGTGCGCGAAGCCCACCTGCCTGAGGATCTCCAGCCAGCCTATGCGCGCTTCGTACGCGAGGTGTTCGGCTCACGCGCGCGCACGCTCGGGTTGCGTCCCAAGGCTGGCGAACGCGAGGCGCTAGGACTCACCCGCGCGTCGCTCGTGGAACTCGTGGCGACGCGCGGTGGGGAGACCGCGCTCGTGACGGAGGCGCGACGGCTCACGGATCGATACCTCGGGGATCCGCGCACGCTGGAGGCAGAGGCCGTGGACGCGGTGCTGACGATCGCTGCCTACCACGGCGATCAGGCCCTCTTCGATCGGCTCCACGCAGCGCTGCGCAAGGAAAAGGATGGACGGCGGCGCGGCCGTCTCCTCGACGCGATGGGGGCATTCAGGAAGCCGGAGATCATGCGCCAGGCAGTGTCCCTGGTGCTCTCCGACGAGCTGGACATCCGGGAGTCCTCGGAGTTGCTCTCCTCGCATGACGAGCGCGCGGCGGCCGTGGCCTTCGGGCTGGTGAAGGAGCACTTCGACGGCCTGGTCGAGCGGCTCCCTGCCGAGGTCCGCGGCTACCTTCCACTCGTGGGTGAAAAGCTCTGCGATGCAGCGTCGGCTGCCGAGCTGGAGGCGTTCTTCAAGCCGCGCCTCGACCGCCTCACAGGTGGACCACGGCATCTCGCTCAGGCGCTGGAGAGCATCGCGCTTTGCACGGCGCAGCGTGATGTGCAAGGCGCGAGCCTGCGCACGTTCCTGCAGCGTTATGTGAAGAAAGGCTGA
- a CDS encoding polymer-forming cytoskeletal protein, which translates to MRSSIGRGWATRGLGACAVAALGLSVSGVASATVHREGAWPDSDETVSLELQNVPRSEALKRLARAAGWSVIVNAPASAPVDLHVTAQPAGKVLDLLLADGEYVARRDGSLIAITPSSRPGPVPMASLEPFSPPMPPLPLAPPSPEPPVERPAGAVDPAGATGEPSARPDATVDTAAPADEADPSLAAPSTNDPASQTKVHDDDDDDGDEASRKARGRDRTVAGSSLRIEKEEVVHDVSLVGGSLEVLGTVTGDINVAGGSVNVRSGARVRGDVMVMGGSLNIEDAARIDGNIDVTGGSIRRGQKAVLGGDVNATRDEEAREGGSAVQRFFNEAGDAVMRMAFLFALGAVALALAPNRMDQLKVEIAAHPMRSFARGVIGVLSGVVMLCALSITVIGIPFAVIALLWAVLAVFVAACSVLETAGAGLIGHRTRNPYIHLAIGCAALLVLGAIPYLGTLLWSAVLLIGAGALVTTRAAGLLKPRTATGAATAASHPFRSLFG; encoded by the coding sequence ATGAGGTCATCGATCGGCAGAGGGTGGGCGACGCGCGGGCTCGGCGCTTGTGCCGTGGCGGCGCTCGGGCTCTCGGTTTCAGGCGTGGCGTCGGCCACGGTCCACAGGGAAGGCGCGTGGCCCGACAGCGACGAGACCGTCTCGCTCGAGCTCCAGAACGTGCCACGGAGCGAGGCCTTGAAGCGCCTCGCGCGCGCGGCCGGCTGGAGCGTCATCGTCAACGCGCCCGCCTCCGCTCCCGTGGACCTGCACGTGACGGCACAGCCTGCCGGCAAGGTGCTCGACCTGCTCCTCGCCGATGGTGAGTACGTCGCACGCCGCGACGGGTCGCTGATCGCCATCACCCCCTCCTCGCGCCCCGGTCCGGTTCCCATGGCGTCGCTGGAGCCGTTCAGCCCCCCGATGCCTCCACTTCCCCTCGCGCCGCCTTCCCCGGAGCCGCCGGTCGAGCGCCCAGCTGGCGCGGTCGATCCCGCCGGGGCCACGGGTGAGCCCTCTGCGAGGCCCGACGCCACGGTAGACACTGCAGCGCCGGCCGACGAGGCCGACCCGTCCCTCGCCGCTCCCTCGACGAACGACCCGGCGTCTCAGACCAAGGTGCACGACGACGACGACGACGACGGCGACGAGGCGAGCCGCAAGGCCCGTGGGCGGGATCGGACCGTCGCGGGCTCCAGCCTTCGCATCGAGAAGGAGGAGGTCGTCCACGATGTCTCGCTGGTGGGTGGCTCGCTCGAGGTGCTCGGCACGGTGACCGGAGACATCAACGTCGCCGGCGGGTCGGTGAACGTGCGGAGCGGCGCGCGCGTACGCGGTGACGTCATGGTCATGGGTGGCTCGCTGAACATCGAGGACGCTGCCCGCATCGACGGCAACATCGATGTCACGGGTGGCTCGATCCGGCGCGGCCAGAAGGCGGTGCTCGGCGGCGACGTCAACGCCACCCGTGACGAGGAGGCCCGCGAGGGCGGCTCCGCCGTGCAACGCTTCTTCAACGAGGCGGGCGACGCCGTGATGCGCATGGCTTTCCTGTTCGCGCTGGGCGCTGTGGCCCTCGCGCTCGCGCCGAACCGGATGGATCAGCTCAAGGTGGAGATCGCCGCCCACCCCATGCGCTCGTTCGCACGTGGCGTCATCGGGGTGCTCAGCGGCGTGGTGATGCTGTGCGCGCTGAGCATCACCGTGATCGGCATCCCCTTCGCCGTGATCGCCCTCCTCTGGGCAGTGCTGGCCGTGTTCGTCGCGGCGTGCTCCGTCCTGGAGACGGCTGGTGCAGGCCTGATCGGCCACCGCACACGAAACCCTTACATTCACCTGGCGATCGGCTGCGCCGCCCTCCTCGTGCTCGGCGCGATTCCCTACCTGGGCACGCTGCTCTGGTCGGCCGTGCTCCTGATCGGCGCTGGCGCGCTGGTCACCACCCGCGCGGCCGGTCTGCTCAAGCCCCGCACCGCGACCGGAGCGGCCACGGCGGCATCCCACCCCTTCCGTAGCCTCTTCGGCTGA
- a CDS encoding type II toxin-antitoxin system VapC family toxin codes for MRILFDTNVVSYWMGDQAPFRVPLRRALSSFKAHPTFYISTVSLQELMVFARVHGDVEQTLGFVGERFNVLSFDEPCAISAAALAVRVGVPRKKGTKQERRAVINAWQRDAAIAGTAAHHGIDILLTANGKHFTQFLPYLGCEVRVLDPALGR; via the coding sequence ATGCGCATCCTCTTCGACACCAACGTCGTGTCGTACTGGATGGGTGATCAGGCGCCGTTCCGGGTGCCACTGCGACGGGCGCTGTCGAGCTTCAAGGCCCACCCGACCTTCTACATCTCGACGGTGTCGCTCCAGGAGCTGATGGTGTTCGCGCGCGTGCATGGGGACGTGGAGCAGACACTCGGCTTCGTGGGCGAGCGTTTCAACGTGCTGTCGTTCGACGAGCCCTGCGCGATCAGCGCCGCCGCGCTGGCCGTCCGGGTGGGCGTGCCGAGGAAAAAGGGAACGAAACAGGAGCGGCGCGCCGTGATCAATGCCTGGCAGCGCGACGCGGCGATCGCCGGCACGGCCGCGCACCATGGCATCGACATTTTGCTGACCGCGAACGGGAAGCACTTCACGCAGTTCTTGCCCTACCTCGGCTGCGAGGTCCGCGTGCTGGATCCCGCGCTGGGTCGGTGA